A window of Terriglobales bacterium contains these coding sequences:
- a CDS encoding protein kinase, producing MGKVDSALPATLGHYRIVGKVGSGGMGQVYRARDERLDREVAIKVLPPDLLAKESARRRFRREALALSRLNHPNIAIVHDFDSEANVDFLVMELVEGTTLESMIGHGPLSEREVIRVGQQIARALEEAHEKGVIHRDLKPANVMVTAKGAVKVLDFGLAGVKEIEEQTETRSTKVNLVAGTPRYLAPELLSGKPANPRSDIWALGVTLYEMAAARSPFGGASGFELYEAIMKQEPAPLGSEISPSLRTVIGRCLAKSPEERYQNAGELRAALDLLCSSTGTIAVEAPARTPTWVWFAGSVALVAIAVAISFLVFRKMQRPTLGVGGELALLVSSEGRINGASLSPDGKMVAYVAEEDGHFDLFLNRAAGGGRVRLTNDSYMEGGPSFSPDGERIAFGRLRSSTEKEPEIAIIPILGGEVTTVVSNAGRPRWSPDGKRLAYIASRPGEPMSIGISNLDGQDERILLKADDVYPFFKSAEWSPDGTTLAVTRSTGGVAGEIWLVPTNGGAARRLWEDPPNVFSEAAVFTPDGKSLVYASNRGGAKNLWVRPVAGGEASRVTTGAGPDETPSVARDGTVSFTNSRWKYELLVHDINVNTTRSIGRHTGFVWAPAFSPNGRQIAYSYYENMKEWHIWITAADGNSPSKRLTAGAQDEIYPRFSPDGSTIVFCNWPGRGRAWRVPAQGGPAQPATAADGDSFPDISPDGKWIAFARNDRGKVNVYVQPFSGGEARKLTPTPSTLPRWSPDGKSLLFCADRSYRSGVWIIRADGIGERRVVSIGSWAVWWPDGKSIAYVVDGADGNQEIRVTDIENGTTRTLKGVRFEGVNYPIDISRDGRLVTTSNSTHLQDEVWILKPQK from the coding sequence ATGGGCAAGGTGGATTCTGCACTTCCGGCGACGCTGGGCCACTACCGCATTGTTGGCAAGGTTGGGTCAGGCGGCATGGGGCAGGTCTATCGTGCGCGAGACGAGAGGCTCGATCGAGAAGTCGCCATCAAGGTTCTGCCACCGGATCTGCTGGCGAAGGAATCGGCGCGACGCCGGTTCCGCCGTGAAGCACTCGCTCTGTCCCGTCTGAATCATCCCAACATCGCCATCGTCCACGACTTCGACTCCGAAGCGAACGTCGATTTCCTCGTGATGGAATTGGTGGAGGGAACGACACTTGAGTCCATGATCGGTCACGGGCCGCTCAGCGAGCGCGAAGTGATCCGGGTCGGCCAACAGATCGCACGGGCGTTGGAAGAGGCTCACGAGAAAGGCGTCATCCATCGGGACCTGAAACCCGCGAATGTGATGGTGACTGCGAAGGGTGCCGTGAAGGTCCTCGATTTCGGGTTGGCCGGGGTGAAGGAGATCGAGGAGCAAACCGAGACGCGAAGCACCAAAGTGAATCTGGTAGCCGGAACGCCACGTTATCTTGCTCCCGAGTTGCTTTCCGGAAAGCCGGCCAACCCACGAAGCGACATCTGGGCGCTCGGGGTAACACTTTACGAGATGGCGGCCGCTCGATCGCCGTTCGGTGGCGCGAGCGGGTTTGAACTTTACGAAGCAATCATGAAACAGGAACCTGCGCCGCTGGGATCGGAGATCTCTCCTTCCCTGCGTACCGTCATCGGCAGGTGCCTGGCCAAGTCTCCCGAAGAGCGGTATCAAAATGCCGGCGAACTGCGAGCGGCACTGGATCTGTTGTGTTCAAGCACCGGCACCATTGCAGTCGAAGCGCCCGCGCGGACGCCAACGTGGGTGTGGTTTGCGGGTAGCGTAGCGCTGGTCGCGATTGCGGTTGCGATTTCGTTTCTTGTTTTCCGGAAGATGCAGCGTCCGACGCTCGGCGTCGGAGGGGAACTGGCACTGCTTGTTTCATCGGAAGGGCGCATTAACGGTGCGTCGCTTTCGCCGGACGGAAAGATGGTGGCGTACGTCGCCGAGGAAGATGGCCATTTCGACCTTTTCCTGAACCGGGCCGCCGGAGGTGGTCGAGTGCGGCTGACCAACGACTCCTATATGGAGGGTGGTCCGTCGTTCTCGCCGGATGGCGAGCGAATCGCCTTCGGCCGGTTGCGCAGCAGCACAGAGAAGGAACCGGAGATTGCGATTATCCCCATTCTCGGCGGCGAGGTCACAACGGTTGTATCGAATGCCGGACGTCCACGTTGGTCGCCGGATGGAAAACGGCTTGCTTACATTGCAAGCCGTCCCGGAGAGCCGATGTCGATCGGCATCTCCAATCTCGACGGGCAGGATGAGCGGATACTGCTCAAAGCCGATGATGTGTATCCCTTCTTCAAAAGCGCCGAGTGGTCTCCGGACGGAACCACGCTCGCTGTAACGCGTAGCACTGGCGGAGTGGCGGGCGAAATCTGGCTGGTTCCAACAAACGGCGGCGCTGCTCGCAGGTTATGGGAGGATCCGCCGAACGTGTTCAGCGAGGCCGCTGTCTTCACCCCTGACGGCAAGTCCCTGGTTTATGCCTCGAACCGAGGAGGTGCCAAGAACCTTTGGGTGAGGCCAGTTGCAGGCGGCGAGGCTTCTCGCGTGACGACCGGGGCGGGCCCCGACGAAACGCCCTCGGTCGCGCGTGACGGTACCGTGTCGTTTACGAACTCTCGCTGGAAGTATGAGTTGCTGGTGCACGACATCAACGTGAACACAACTCGCAGCATCGGCCGGCACACGGGGTTTGTGTGGGCTCCGGCGTTTTCTCCGAACGGGAGGCAGATTGCCTACAGTTATTACGAGAACATGAAGGAGTGGCACATCTGGATCACCGCCGCGGATGGCAACAGCCCGTCGAAGCGGCTGACGGCTGGAGCACAAGATGAAATCTATCCGCGATTCTCGCCAGACGGTTCGACCATCGTTTTCTGCAACTGGCCCGGACGAGGGAGAGCATGGCGAGTGCCAGCGCAAGGGGGCCCAGCGCAACCTGCGACCGCCGCGGATGGCGATTCCTTCCCGGATATCTCACCCGATGGAAAATGGATCGCGTTCGCCCGAAACGATCGTGGCAAGGTGAACGTGTATGTACAGCCGTTCAGTGGAGGTGAGGCGCGGAAGCTTACTCCAACGCCTTCGACCCTGCCGAGATGGTCGCCGGATGGAAAGTCACTGCTCTTTTGTGCCGACCGGAGTTACCGCAGCGGTGTCTGGATCATCCGTGCGGACGGCATAGGTGAACGGCGAGTGGTGTCGATTGGAAGTTGGGCAGTGTGGTGGCCGGATGGAAAGAGCATCGCTTATGTTGTCGACGGGGCAGATGGGAATCAGGAAATTCGAGTTACTGACATTGAGAACGGCACGACCCGGACACTGAAGGGCGTCAGGTTCGAGGGCGTAAATTACCCCATCGACATCTCACGAGACGGAAGGTTGGTTACCACCAGCAATAGCACTCATTTACAGGATGAAGTCTGGATTCTGAAACCGCAGAAATAA
- a CDS encoding DUF1428 domain-containing protein — MAKYVDGFILPVPKKNLKAYHKMAKLGAKVWKEYGALEYFESYGDDMAVKFGVPFPKLVKPKQGEVIVFSWIVYKSRAHRDKVNAKVMKDKRMNTFDPKKMPFDLKRMAWGGFEVMVQS, encoded by the coding sequence ATGGCTAAGTACGTGGATGGTTTCATCCTTCCGGTTCCGAAGAAGAACCTGAAGGCCTATCACAAGATGGCGAAGTTGGGCGCCAAAGTCTGGAAGGAGTACGGCGCACTCGAGTACTTCGAGTCGTATGGCGACGACATGGCCGTGAAATTCGGTGTGCCGTTCCCGAAACTGGTGAAGCCGAAGCAGGGCGAAGTGATCGTGTTCTCGTGGATCGTGTACAAGTCGCGTGCGCATCGCGACAAGGTGAACGCAAAGGTGATGAAGGACAAACGGATGAATACTTTCGATCCGAAGAAGATGCCCTTCGACTTAAAGCGTATGGCCTGGGGCGGGTTCGAAGTGATGGTGCAGAGCTAG
- a CDS encoding DUF1203 domain-containing protein, whose translation MSKFRVVALSTRTADYVRAKQKAPVFGHPAFTSVATGHGPCRHCLTPFRIGEESRTLFTFDAFDGTAAVPLPGPVFIHSDGCARYAEDAGYPPALVPYPVLLVAYAGEQQVVAQQRVAAGMQEEAVNELLSRSDVDYIHVRDGEAGCFDFRVEKMQENA comes from the coding sequence ATGAGCAAGTTCCGCGTCGTCGCACTCAGCACACGAACGGCTGATTACGTGCGTGCAAAACAAAAAGCTCCCGTGTTCGGACATCCGGCTTTCACCAGCGTCGCCACCGGCCACGGCCCGTGCCGCCACTGCCTGACTCCGTTTCGCATCGGGGAAGAAAGCCGAACCCTTTTCACGTTCGACGCCTTCGACGGCACCGCTGCCGTGCCGCTGCCTGGTCCGGTCTTCATCCACTCCGATGGTTGTGCACGATACGCTGAAGACGCCGGTTATCCGCCGGCGCTCGTTCCGTATCCGGTGCTGCTTGTCGCTTATGCGGGAGAGCAGCAGGTCGTGGCACAACAGCGAGTCGCTGCGGGTATGCAGGAGGAAGCTGTGAACGAATTACTGTCGCGTTCCGACGTCGACTACATCCACGTCCGCGACGGCGAAGCCGGGTGCTTCGACTTCCGTGTCGAGAAAATGCAGGAAAATGCGTGA
- a CDS encoding YciI family protein has protein sequence MKYMLLIYSEENAITDTEREKCYGESAQLCHDLAAKGQYISASPLQPVATATSVQVREGKRLVTDGPFAETREQLGGYFMVEAKDLDEAIAIAARIPAARWGKVEIRPVVEISDLLPTTEAERQAVQ, from the coding sequence ATGAAGTACATGCTCCTTATCTACTCCGAAGAAAACGCCATCACGGATACGGAACGCGAGAAGTGCTACGGGGAGTCGGCGCAGCTTTGCCACGACCTAGCGGCGAAAGGCCAGTACATCTCGGCCAGTCCGTTGCAGCCGGTAGCGACAGCAACCAGCGTGCAAGTTCGTGAAGGGAAACGGCTTGTGACAGACGGTCCGTTTGCAGAAACGCGCGAACAGCTCGGCGGCTATTTCATGGTGGAAGCGAAAGACCTGGACGAAGCCATTGCGATCGCCGCGAGGATCCCGGCTGCACGCTGGGGCAAGGTGGAAATACGGCCAGTTGTCGAAATTTCGGACCTGTTGCCCACCACTGAGGCTGAGCGACAGGCAGTTCAGTAA
- a CDS encoding YciI family protein, whose product MRFMVLVKANNDSEAGMMPSEEILREMGIFNEELVKAGVMLAGEGLAPSSQGVRIRFSGEQKTVIDGPFPETKELVAGFWIWQTKSLQEAIEWLKKSPFRDGEVEIRRIFEPEDFGAEFTPELREQEDRLRAEAEQLAKRSA is encoded by the coding sequence ATGCGGTTCATGGTTTTGGTGAAGGCGAACAATGACAGTGAAGCGGGGATGATGCCCTCCGAGGAGATCCTGCGCGAAATGGGTATCTTCAACGAAGAGCTGGTGAAGGCAGGCGTGATGCTGGCCGGTGAAGGATTGGCGCCAAGCTCGCAGGGTGTGCGTATTCGGTTTTCAGGTGAACAGAAAACGGTGATCGACGGACCGTTTCCGGAGACGAAGGAGTTGGTTGCGGGCTTCTGGATTTGGCAGACTAAGTCATTGCAGGAAGCGATCGAGTGGTTGAAGAAGTCTCCTTTCCGGGATGGCGAAGTGGAGATCCGCCGGATTTTCGAACCAGAAGATTTCGGGGCTGAATTCACGCCAGAATTACGCGAGCAGGAAGACCGTTTGCGTGCCGAAGCGGAACAATTGGCAAAGCGTTCCGCATAA
- a CDS encoding right-handed parallel beta-helix repeat-containing protein has product MHRRFVPSFLLGIFLLTPAFWLLAQPSGGPYGPIDQRYEVPKAAHVYFVAPDGKPEAPGTLQQPTTLEAAIKKVVTGDAVILRGGVYRTGGLLLNQGVTIQPYLEEGPILKGTKVATEWQAIGNNIWKTKWEKLFPAQPLSWWRRDREGVKTPLHRFNNDMVFVNGELLKSVGWEGELDPKSYFIDYKTGYVYIGTDPTNKQVEITAFDSALVRTSEPVHGKTNDHKGPTIRGITFTQYAYRALEVEGKKHFTSNDEPTDEPVGLSDPATFGKEAVGTLIENVTITFCSRVAGYFRGDGLIIRNSLISDTGTEGIYVIGSSDVLLEKNIIRRNNIENITGYYASAVKIFNQTRRVTFRDNLVIDHPNSNGLWYDVGNHDGMILDNWIEGATDCLFWEISWKATVAGNVFAHCNKGTRVLNSAGVRIYNNTYVDAPASFERNERSKTNDHFGWHPSTGPDVNERENHVFVNNLLVASGSYSQPMVRFEQPKEMCQQLPNPQTKEMNGNVYARPVATGATPPPLVTWSPAKNENCSLTFDSLEEFRKALPAYEASGKQIDRSPRSVLKGADIGRYELAQPIPATVPLPEDVRKMLGWSEAESKTVGAYPTKR; this is encoded by the coding sequence ATGCATCGGCGTTTCGTACCCTCCTTTCTCCTGGGAATTTTCCTTCTGACTCCTGCTTTCTGGTTGCTGGCGCAGCCCTCGGGCGGGCCGTATGGTCCGATTGACCAGCGGTACGAGGTTCCGAAGGCAGCGCACGTCTATTTTGTTGCGCCAGATGGAAAGCCAGAGGCGCCAGGGACACTCCAGCAACCGACCACGCTGGAAGCAGCGATCAAGAAGGTGGTTACAGGCGATGCTGTAATCCTGCGCGGCGGTGTATACCGGACCGGCGGCCTGTTGCTGAACCAAGGCGTCACGATCCAGCCCTACCTTGAGGAGGGGCCGATACTGAAGGGCACAAAGGTGGCAACGGAGTGGCAGGCGATTGGCAACAACATCTGGAAAACGAAATGGGAGAAGCTCTTTCCGGCACAGCCACTCAGTTGGTGGCGACGTGATCGCGAGGGAGTGAAGACACCGCTGCATCGCTTCAACAACGACATGGTGTTCGTCAACGGCGAATTGTTGAAGTCAGTGGGATGGGAAGGCGAGCTGGACCCGAAGTCGTACTTCATCGACTACAAAACGGGGTACGTGTACATCGGCACCGATCCGACGAACAAGCAGGTGGAGATCACGGCGTTCGACAGCGCGCTGGTACGCACGAGCGAACCCGTCCACGGCAAGACCAACGATCACAAGGGACCGACCATCCGCGGCATCACGTTCACGCAATATGCGTATCGCGCGCTGGAGGTGGAGGGGAAAAAGCACTTCACGTCGAACGATGAACCAACGGACGAACCGGTGGGATTGTCGGATCCGGCAACATTCGGCAAAGAGGCTGTCGGCACGCTGATCGAGAACGTGACGATTACATTCTGCTCGCGGGTAGCGGGATATTTTCGCGGCGATGGGTTGATCATTCGGAATTCGCTGATCAGCGATACCGGAACTGAGGGCATTTACGTGATCGGGTCCTCGGATGTTTTGCTGGAGAAAAACATTATCCGTCGGAACAACATCGAGAACATCACGGGCTACTACGCATCCGCGGTAAAGATCTTCAACCAGACAAGGCGGGTAACGTTCCGCGACAACCTAGTGATCGACCATCCGAACTCGAATGGCCTCTGGTATGACGTGGGCAACCATGACGGCATGATCCTGGACAACTGGATCGAAGGCGCGACGGACTGCCTGTTCTGGGAGATTTCATGGAAGGCGACGGTCGCAGGAAACGTTTTTGCGCACTGCAACAAGGGCACGCGGGTACTGAATTCTGCCGGAGTGCGGATCTACAACAACACTTATGTAGACGCACCGGCGTCGTTTGAGCGTAACGAGCGCAGCAAGACGAACGATCATTTCGGATGGCATCCATCTACCGGTCCGGATGTAAATGAACGCGAGAACCACGTGTTCGTGAACAACCTTTTGGTCGCGAGTGGGTCCTATAGTCAGCCCATGGTGCGTTTCGAGCAGCCGAAAGAGATGTGCCAGCAGCTTCCCAACCCGCAAACTAAAGAGATGAACGGAAACGTGTATGCGAGACCAGTTGCGACGGGAGCAACTCCGCCTCCGCTGGTGACGTGGAGTCCGGCGAAGAATGAAAACTGCTCGTTGACCTTTGATTCGCTTGAAGAATTCAGAAAAGCGCTTCCAGCGTATGAAGCGAGTGGGAAGCAGATCGATAGGAGCCCACGCTCGGTGCTGAAAGGTGCGGACATAGGCCGGTATGAACTGGCGCAGCCGATCCCAGCGACGGTGCCGCTACCTGAAGATGTGCGCAAAATGCTCGGCTGGAGTGAAGCGGAGTCGAAGACCGTGGGGGCGTATCCGACAAAGAGGTAA
- a CDS encoding DoxX family protein, translating to MSYSYRRFRRVLAFVRIVLGMVFTYYGATKLFDPNFFSFGFNNTLTDLNRSAATWYSPIVESMWKHPSSYAVAIGMVELFIGLGLLFGLATRPVSFVGMLYSINKTLIAWQPNVQYPTTWNYLDAHMAQIALFCLFWIFLVEHAGETWGLGAIYHAHRFRLLPVSSPIMPQVTEEEENEQTSDSDENEIDTPLPRRPVGRRAV from the coding sequence ATGAGCTACTCCTACCGCCGGTTTCGCCGGGTGTTGGCGTTCGTCCGTATCGTCCTTGGAATGGTCTTCACCTACTACGGTGCGACCAAACTCTTTGACCCGAACTTCTTCTCCTTCGGATTCAACAACACACTGACAGATCTGAACCGCAGTGCTGCCACATGGTACTCACCGATTGTTGAGAGCATGTGGAAACACCCAAGCAGCTATGCCGTCGCGATTGGCATGGTGGAGTTGTTTATCGGCCTCGGACTCCTGTTCGGCCTGGCGACCCGCCCGGTCTCCTTTGTCGGAATGCTCTACTCCATCAACAAGACGCTGATCGCCTGGCAGCCAAACGTGCAGTATCCGACAACGTGGAACTATCTCGACGCCCATATGGCCCAAATCGCACTGTTCTGCCTTTTCTGGATCTTCCTTGTTGAGCATGCAGGTGAAACCTGGGGACTCGGCGCCATCTATCATGCGCATCGTTTCCGCCTGCTTCCCGTTAGTAGCCCAATCATGCCGCAAGTGACAGAAGAAGAAGAAAACGAACAGACCAGCGATTCTGACGAAAACGAAATCGATACTCCTCTTCCCCGCCGCCCTGTGGGACGAAGAGCTGTGTAA
- a CDS encoding DoxX family protein — protein sequence MQAATQTVQMTSKKRIVAGRVLSGIAILFLVLDGIGKLVKPPAVVEGTKSLGYPESTILGIGITLLVCTIAYAIPRTSILGAILLTGYLGGAVATHVRVGNPLFTHVLFPIYLGVFIWAGLYWRETKVRALIPFRG from the coding sequence ATGCAAGCAGCAACTCAGACAGTGCAGATGACAAGCAAGAAGCGAATTGTGGCAGGGCGAGTACTCAGCGGTATCGCCATTCTATTTTTAGTTCTAGACGGCATCGGCAAGCTGGTGAAACCGCCGGCCGTCGTAGAAGGAACGAAAAGCCTTGGATATCCGGAGAGCACGATCCTGGGTATCGGCATTACGTTGCTGGTTTGCACGATAGCTTATGCGATTCCGCGAACCAGTATTCTCGGCGCCATCCTGCTGACAGGTTACCTGGGCGGTGCGGTGGCTACGCACGTCCGCGTGGGGAATCCGCTTTTCACTCACGTACTCTTCCCGATCTACCTCGGTGTATTTATCTGGGCAGGACTGTATTGGCGGGAGACGAAAGTACGAGCGTTGATTCCGTTTCGCGGTTGA
- a CDS encoding MoaD/ThiS family protein, with the protein MIRVELPAHLRTLAKVSGEVQIEVNGAVTQRSVLDALEERYPMLRGTIRDHVTKKRRDFLRFFACAQDLSLESPDAALPEEVASGKEPFLIIGAIAGG; encoded by the coding sequence ATGATTCGCGTGGAATTGCCTGCTCACCTTCGGACACTGGCGAAGGTGAGCGGCGAAGTACAAATCGAGGTAAATGGCGCGGTTACGCAGCGATCGGTGCTCGATGCTTTGGAAGAGCGCTATCCGATGCTGCGGGGTACGATCCGTGATCACGTGACAAAGAAGCGGCGGGACTTCTTGCGGTTCTTCGCGTGCGCCCAGGACCTCTCACTCGAGTCGCCGGACGCGGCCTTGCCGGAAGAAGTGGCATCGGGCAAGGAGCCGTTCCTGATTATTGGGGCAATCGCCGGCGGATAG
- a CDS encoding RNA polymerase sigma factor, giving the protein MANMQIDTTPEIFLKSGMSADPTSAVEEVYRTDWGRIVATLIGLVGDFDLAEEVAQEAFTVAVDQWRTSGVPELPRAWIVKTAHHKAIDRLRRRTNFEEKLGSYATMVRTVEEPNYDTNEIPDDRLRLIFTCCHPALAREVQVPLTLRELCGLQTDEIARAFLVPSTTMAQRLVRAKRKIRDAGIPYAVPETTEMAERLEAVLTVIYLIFNEGYSATRGHLIRHDLCSEAIRLARLVCSLMTPRPSEALGLLALMLLHDARRDARLDEAGDLITLEDQDRTRWNHRQIAEAMPLVSDALRTGLGPYSLQAAISAIHCHAPRAEDTDWRQIVGIYGELERIQPSPVVSLNRAVAIAMADGPQAGLAIIDKLEGLETYHLYHAARADLLRRMNSLAEAAKAYERALSLVTNDSERRYLERRLRNVQSGSL; this is encoded by the coding sequence ATGGCAAACATGCAAATCGACACGACCCCGGAAATATTTCTAAAATCGGGTATGTCTGCCGACCCCACATCGGCCGTTGAAGAAGTTTACCGCACTGATTGGGGACGAATTGTCGCCACCTTAATCGGGCTGGTCGGAGACTTCGATCTCGCGGAAGAGGTTGCACAGGAAGCATTTACGGTCGCCGTGGACCAGTGGCGCACATCCGGAGTTCCCGAACTTCCTCGTGCCTGGATCGTAAAAACAGCCCACCATAAGGCCATTGACCGGCTCCGGCGTCGTACCAATTTTGAGGAAAAGCTCGGCAGTTACGCCACGATGGTACGTACCGTAGAGGAACCAAACTACGATACGAATGAGATCCCCGACGACCGCCTCCGCCTTATCTTCACCTGTTGCCACCCGGCGCTCGCACGCGAAGTCCAAGTTCCGCTAACGCTTCGGGAGCTATGCGGGCTCCAAACCGATGAGATCGCGCGCGCCTTCCTGGTCCCGTCCACCACCATGGCACAGAGGCTTGTCCGCGCAAAGCGGAAGATCCGCGATGCCGGCATTCCCTACGCCGTTCCCGAAACCACGGAGATGGCTGAGCGTCTCGAGGCCGTACTCACCGTCATCTACCTCATCTTCAACGAAGGGTATTCCGCCACCCGCGGCCATTTGATCCGTCACGACCTTTGCTCGGAAGCCATTCGTCTTGCGCGGCTGGTTTGTTCGTTGATGACGCCAAGGCCATCCGAAGCCTTGGGCCTCCTCGCGCTCATGTTGCTGCACGATGCGCGCCGTGACGCCCGTCTCGATGAAGCTGGCGACCTGATTACGCTCGAGGACCAGGATCGTACCCGGTGGAACCACCGGCAGATCGCCGAAGCCATGCCGCTCGTCTCCGACGCGCTTCGCACGGGACTCGGTCCTTATTCTTTGCAGGCCGCCATCTCGGCGATTCATTGTCACGCCCCACGCGCCGAAGATACCGATTGGCGGCAGATCGTTGGAATTTATGGCGAACTGGAGCGCATCCAACCTTCACCCGTGGTCTCGTTGAACCGCGCAGTGGCGATTGCGATGGCCGATGGCCCACAGGCGGGCCTTGCCATCATCGACAAGTTGGAAGGGCTCGAAACCTATCATCTCTACCACGCCGCGCGTGCCGATCTTCTTCGCCGAATGAATTCCCTGGCAGAAGCGGCTAAGGCCTACGAACGCGCCCTTTCGCTTGTCACCAACGACAGCGAGCGTCGCTACCTGGAACGGCGGCTCCGCAACGTGCAGTCCGGATCACTTTAA
- a CDS encoding VOC family protein, producing MKLNTYLVFDGKCAEAFKLYEKVLKGKIVFSMTHGESPMADQTPANFKDKIMHTSLQIGDAVLMGSDAPPQHFCKPQGFSVSINVTDIAEAERIYKELSDGGEVMMPLGETFWAQRFAMFTDKYGTPWMVNCERPRP from the coding sequence ATGAAGTTGAATACTTATCTCGTTTTCGATGGGAAGTGTGCAGAAGCGTTCAAGCTTTACGAGAAGGTGCTGAAAGGGAAGATTGTTTTCAGCATGACGCATGGCGAGTCGCCGATGGCGGATCAGACACCCGCCAACTTTAAAGACAAGATCATGCACACCTCTTTGCAGATAGGCGACGCGGTGCTGATGGGGTCCGATGCGCCTCCGCAGCATTTTTGTAAGCCGCAAGGATTCTCAGTTTCCATCAATGTCACCGATATCGCGGAAGCGGAACGCATCTATAAGGAGCTTTCCGATGGCGGAGAGGTGATGATGCCGCTCGGCGAGACATTTTGGGCCCAGCGCTTCGCCATGTTCACCGACAAGTACGGCACTCCGTGGATGGTGAACTGCGAACGTCCGCGGCCGTAA